The genomic stretch CTCCGGCTTCGCCGACGACGTGGCGCATGACCTCGCCCACACGGTGATCAACACGTTGGAGGGCGCCGAGCTGTCCGCCCAGGTGTCCCAGAGCGAGACGCCGCTGGAGATCGCCGGCAGGCACCTCGCACGCCTCATCGACTCGTACCGATGAGTTCAGCGGCCCGGCTGGTCTGAATCAGCGCGAGAGGCTTGATCATCACCGAAAACATCGCCCTCGACGGCGTCATCGACGCCACCGGCGACTGGTTCCGAGCCCGGCAAGGACATCGTCACGACCGGGAGCATCACGCTCGTCCGCGCCCTGATCGCCGCCCGGCTGGTGGACGAGTACCGGCTGTTCGTGTATCCGGTCGTGCTCGGGGCGCGGCAAGAAACTGTTCACCGGCGCGGCCGACGTCCCGCCGCTCCGGCTCGTGGAGACTCGGCCGTTCCGATCCGGCGTCGTGCTGTTGCGCTACCGGCCCGCGTAGCCACCCTTCTCGTTATCGCCCGGGTGAGGGCCTGAACCCGGGCGAACGGCGATCCCGTACTCCGGGGCAACCAACTTCCCGGAGACCTGTCATGACCATCCGTCCGTCAGCACTCGTCAGTGACCTGTCAATGGCAACCCTCAGCGTCTGCGATTCTCTGTATTTACCTGAGTGTTTCGGGCAAATCGGGTGGGCGTGGCCGTGGCGGGCCGTCTGCGTAGTCTCCCGGGGGGGAGTACGGGGGTGGCCGCGACGTGGTGGAAGCCGGTCCGGTGGTGAGGATCGCGTGCAAGCCCTGTACGTCCCGCGGGTGGGCGGGTCGTCTGGGGTGCTTGGCCCGCCGGACGCTGTCCACTCCTGGTGGGGAGTGGGGCGGGCGCCGTGCGCCGGTCGGGCACACGGCTGGAGGTCATCGAAGGGTTCGCCGGGGTGCGGGTGGGGCGTTTGGGGGTGGGGCGGTTCTTGGATCTGTCCCGCGCGGCTGGGCGGGGGTGCGGGTCGGTTCGGGTGCGGCGGGCGGCCCGGGTCGCCTTACGAGGGCGGCGGGCGGCCCGGGTCGCCTTACGAGGGCGGCGGGCGCGGGCCACGTTTCCCTCCACCACCTGCCGGATGGCACGGGTCCGGGTGGCAGAGTCGGTCGCGGTGCTGGACGAGCGGACGGTCGGGGTACTCAGACGCTGCGCAGGACGGAGACCACGATGCCCAGCACCACGGCGCCGCCGCCATCGATGACGTCATAGGCGGGATTGCGCGGTTCGAGATAGACGTGCCCGTTGCGTCGGCGGTACACCTTGACGGTGGCCTCACCGTCGATCATCGCGGCGACGATCTGGCCCGAGTACGCCTCCGGCTGCTGCCGCACCACGACGATGTCGCCGTCGCAGATCGCGGCGTCGATCATCGAGTCGCCCCGTACCCGGAGGCCGAACACGGTGCCACGACCGGTGAGATCCCGGGGCAGGGTCAGCGCGCCGTCCACGTGCTCGTCGGCCGGGATGGGGGTGCCCGCGGCGATGTCTCCGACCACGGGCACGGTCACCAGGTCGCCGGCCGGTTCCGGCGCCGAGGCCCGCAGGAACAGGCGCACGTCGATCGGCCGGCTCATCGTCGTGCCCCGGCGGAGGAACCCCTTCTCCTCCAGGCTCCTCAGGTGCTTCGACACCGACGAGGACGACCGCAGCCCGACCGCTCGGCCGAGCTCGCGTGTGCTCGGAGGGTAGCCGTACCTGACCACCCAGTCGCGGATCGCGGCCAGGATCCGCTGCTGGCGCTGCGGCAGGGCCGAGAAGTCCAGATACTCGAACGCGTCGGGATCGTCGTAGGCGGTCACCTGCGAAATGCTAGAGGGATCTCGTCCGCCGCCGCGAACGCAGCACGGGCCGACGTCCCCCGCCCCTCATCGCTTCTCCTGGCCGATCGGGCGCAAGTGCCGCAGCAGCGTCATGGAGGTTACGGCCAGGCCGAGCACGAGCACCGCGCTCACGGCTGTGACGACGAGCAGGCTGTGTCCGAACGCGGCCTGCGCCTCCGCCACGAGGGCCGCGGCAGGGCCCGGCGGCAGGCCGGCGGCGGCGGCGAGCGCCTCGCTGAGCGAGTCGCCCGCTCGCGGCGAGGTGACCAGGCCGCCATAGACGGCGTTGCCGACGCTGCCGAGCAGCGCGATGCCGAGCGCGACACCGAGCTCGCCGCCGCACTCCGCCAGCGCGGACGCCGACCCGGACCGCTCCGGCGGCGCCGACCCGACGATGAGGTCGAGTCCCAGCGCCCCCACCGGCGCCATGCCGAGGAAGGCGATGGTGACGCCCGTGACCAGCATGCCGAGGCCGTCGCCCGCCATGACCAGGGCGAACCCGGCCGCCGAGACGATCAGCCCCACCCCGGCGACCAGGCCGGGCCGGAACGCGCCGGCGATGACCGGGGCGGCGAGGGAACCCCC from Nonomuraea polychroma encodes the following:
- the lexA gene encoding transcriptional repressor LexA; translation: MTAYDDPDAFEYLDFSALPQRQQRILAAIRDWVVRYGYPPSTRELGRAVGLRSSSSVSKHLRSLEEKGFLRRGTTMSRPIDVRLFLRASAPEPAGDLVTVPVVGDIAAGTPIPADEHVDGALTLPRDLTGRGTVFGLRVRGDSMIDAAICDGDIVVVRQQPEAYSGQIVAAMIDGEATVKVYRRRNGHVYLEPRNPAYDVIDGGGAVVLGIVVSVLRSV